From a single Pseudalkalibacillus hwajinpoensis genomic region:
- a CDS encoding YaaC family protein — MGYSGHHFTTNYAYHSSSYVQQYLKKCYSEMELEDYERKSYDACYRFMYFIEYGERYYRHATLAETELKPILLFYGMIQLLKACLITLDPNYPGDTHVLAHGVTSRKRKKRHYAFMQDEVKGQKNGLFEYFSRKMFHVEQLEGEKYRMEELLSLIPEISPLFEKLTGKVTCYQAIPITSTSFTIQSNILDSLNMTIERFEAYLQQHAKRKIKVISTNRDVMTLNCEECLTEEFNGRPYLSTHHGLFLPAERVQYNPITEVMAHYLILYNLSMICRYETEWWGDLFHTQESTDLPFILQFLEVTSQKVPELLYGFLETRI; from the coding sequence ATGGGATATTCTGGACATCACTTTACAACCAACTATGCTTATCACTCATCGTCATACGTGCAGCAATATTTAAAAAAATGCTATTCTGAAATGGAACTTGAGGATTATGAGCGTAAAAGTTACGACGCCTGTTATCGTTTTATGTATTTCATTGAATATGGCGAGCGTTATTATCGGCATGCTACGTTGGCTGAAACAGAATTAAAACCAATTCTCCTTTTTTACGGGATGATTCAGTTACTGAAAGCGTGCCTTATTACTCTGGATCCGAATTATCCCGGCGATACTCATGTACTAGCACATGGTGTGACGTCGAGGAAACGTAAAAAACGTCACTATGCTTTTATGCAAGACGAAGTAAAAGGACAAAAGAATGGACTCTTTGAATACTTTTCGAGAAAAATGTTTCATGTGGAACAACTGGAAGGTGAAAAGTACAGAATGGAAGAACTTCTGTCCCTCATTCCTGAGATCAGTCCCCTTTTTGAAAAGCTGACAGGTAAGGTAACTTGCTATCAAGCGATTCCCATCACTTCAACCTCTTTCACAATCCAATCGAACATCCTGGATTCTCTTAATATGACGATAGAACGGTTTGAAGCGTATCTGCAGCAGCATGCTAAAAGAAAGATCAAAGTCATTTCAACTAATCGTGACGTAATGACACTAAACTGTGAGGAATGCCTCACAGAAGAGTTTAATGGTCGACCCTACCTATCTACTCATCATGGCCTATTTCTCCCTGCAGAACGGGTACAGTACAATCCTATCACGGAAGTTATGGCGCACTATCTCATTCTTTACAATCTGAGCATGATTTGTCGGTATGAAACAGAATGGTGGGGTGACCTCTTTCACACACAGGAGTCTACAGACCTCCCATTTATATTGCAATTCCTGGAGGTAACTTCACAAAAGGTGCCAGAGTTACTATATGGGTTTTTAGAAACAAGAATATGA